From Diceros bicornis minor isolate mBicDic1 chromosome 21, mDicBic1.mat.cur, whole genome shotgun sequence, the proteins below share one genomic window:
- the NDUFB9 gene encoding NADH dehydrogenase [ubiquinone] 1 beta subcomplex subunit 9 codes for MALTASGAYLTHQQKVLRLYKRALRHLESWCIHRDKYRYFACLMRARFEEHKNEKDMVKATQLLREAEEEFWYNQHPQPYIFPDSPGGTSYERYECYKVPEWCLDDWHPSEKAMYPDYFAKREQWKKLRRESWEREVKQLQEETPPGGPNTEALPPARKEGDLPPLWWHIVTRPRERPM; via the exons ATGGCGTTGACGGCGTCCGGGGCCTACCTGACCCACCAGCAGAAGGTGTTGCGGCTCTATAAGCGGGCGCTGCGCCACCTGGAGTCGTGGTGCATCCACAG AGACAAATATCGGTACTTTGCCTGTTTGATGAGAGCCCGGTTTGAAGAACATAAGAATGAAAAGGATATGGTGAAGGCCACCCAGCTgctgagggaggcagaggaagaattCTGGTACAATCAGCATCCTCAGCCATACATCTTCCCCGACTCTCCTGGGGGCACCTCCTACGAGAGATACGAGTGTTACAAG GTTCCTGAGTGGTGCTTAGATGATTGGCATCCTTCTGAGAAGGCAATGTATCCTGATTACTTTGCCAAGAGAGAGCAGTGGAAGAAACTGCGGAGGGAAAGCTGGGAGCGGGAG GTTAAGCAGCTGCAGGAGGAAACCCCGCCTGGTGGTCCCAACACTGAAGCTTTGCCCCCAGCCCGAAAGGAAGGTGATTTGCCCCCACTGTGGTGGCATATTGTGACCAGGCCCCGGGAGAGGCCCATGTAG